Genomic window (Bacteroidota bacterium):
ATGAGGCTAATGGTTATTCAAATATCAATGGTGCTTTCCTAAAAAACGATAAAATAAATATGTCGTGGGTAGGAGGCGCAGGTGCATTATATTCCACAGCAAGAGATTTATATACCTGGAATGAGGCATTTTTTAAAGGAAAGGTTTTATCCAGAGCAAGCCTTGATGCGATATTTATCCCTGTAAATTCAAATAGCAGGCAAAATTTAAACTATTATCATGGTTGGTTTATCTGGAATTACAGGGGAAATAATTTTATTGGCCACGGAAGTAGTTTGCCTGGATATTCAGCTAATCTATTACGTCAACCCAAGAAGAAAATCACAATCATAGTACTTTGCAATCTAACTTCTCCAACGGACGAGCTTTGTCCATCTGAGAAGTGCGACCTGATCATGGAATATCTGTTATGGTCAGGTATTACGAAACTTAAATACTATGCACCGGCTGAGGGAAATTCCTTATAGACTTAAAATGAATTGAAGGTATTCAAGCTAAAATCCAAAATTAGATTCTTAGAAAGAATAATCATCTTAAGGAATATCGCTTAGGAGTGTAAAAGATAAAAATAAATAAGCCCGCCTTGTTTTCCAGCAAGGTGGGCTATATCTCAGATTAAAATTTCATTTAAAAACCAGGCACTTAAAAATCAGAAGAATTTATTTTGCTGTAACAGTTCCAAAAACATTTTTAAGGGCAGAAGAAGTCTGCTGCGCCGGGTTTGTACGGATTTTTGCTTCTTCCTGTCCCATTTTCACAAATAAACCCTCAATGGCTTTTTGGGTCACATAATCAGAAAGATCAGGATTTACCTTCTTCACCAATGGAATTTTATTATAGGAGCTCATCATGCTATTCCAGTATTTCGTAGCATTCACTTTATCCAATGATTTTTGAATCACGGGTTTGAATTGAGTTGCCAACTGTGAAGAGGTTTTACCCTTAAGATACTGAGTAGCAGCATTGTTATCTCCTTTCACAATTTGAACTGCATTCTGTACATTTAATCCTTTTATAGCATTAAGGAATATGGGCTGGGCGCCTGTAGCAGCATCCTCGGCAGCACGGTTCATTGATTCCACAACCTGATCGACCTTTTTCCCAAGTCCCACTGCTCTAAGCTTTGTTTCTATTGTTTTTGCATTCTGTGGAAAAGGGATCTTAATCTGGGGATCGTTTAAATATCCATTTACTTTTGACACTTTAGAAACTGCGGCTGTGGTGCCTTTTTCCAAAACTTCCTTAATACCTTTGGTGGCATCATTCTGTGTCAATGTTGAAGTCGTTTTTTGTTTTACAAACTTCTGGGCTTCTTCCAACAACTGGGCATTTATTTTATTTGTTCCCAGAAGCAATGCCAAAGTAAGAATAGCGAAATATATTTTCTTCATAATCTAAAATTTATTAAGGATTTATCAGG
Coding sequences:
- a CDS encoding DUF4197 domain-containing protein: MKKIYFAILTLALLLGTNKINAQLLEEAQKFVKQKTTSTLTQNDATKGIKEVLEKGTTAAVSKVSKVNGYLNDPQIKIPFPQNAKTIETKLRAVGLGKKVDQVVESMNRAAEDAATGAQPIFLNAIKGLNVQNAVQIVKGDNNAATQYLKGKTSSQLATQFKPVIQKSLDKVNATKYWNSMMSSYNKIPLVKKVNPDLSDYVTQKAIEGLFVKMGQEEAKIRTNPAQQTSSALKNVFGTVTAK